The following coding sequences are from one Paenibacillus stellifer window:
- a CDS encoding Na+/H+ antiporter subunit A has product MLHLAVLLPFLAAGLMIPLTRRLPRLHTGWVALPVPAALFLYFAARLPDIRKGEPLSATIRWMPSLGIDLSFVLDGLSMVFALLISGIGILVVIYSIHYLDRGTENIRNFYVYLLLFMGAMLGVVLSDNLMVLYGFWELTSIASFLLIAFWNRRERSRYGALKSMLITVFGGLAMFGGFNLLYVMSGTYSIREIILQVQTISPEPMFIPAMLLILLGAFTKSAQFPFHIWLPDAMEAPTPVSAYLHSATMVKAGLYLVARLTPVFGGHAQWFWLVSLTGLATLLYGSFKATRQTDLKALLAYSTISQLGLIMCLLGLGSAAFFFRGDVGAIAYTAAASAAVFHLINHAVFKGSLFMAVGIVDHETGTRDIRKLGGLMSLMPVTFTVSVIGSFSMAGLPPFAGFLSKEMFLAAVLHIRELDILNVQVWMLAFPVIAWIASVLTFVYSMILVFGTFGGKLRREELPKAPHEASPGLYLPPVILVSLALVFGFAPNLLSHSLIEPAMLSIYRGLGDELIPSGEAFGVSIHFWHGWTPELFLTLGIIAAGILLFRGYRRLRLLNKESGGRNYLSRLYDISLKGMESGSARLTDLYMTGSRRHYLLYIFGFFILALGGTLLLKPGLSFGLKTYAPVSFYEYVIIAVMLGAAVAVPFAKSRVAAILLSGAVGYMVTLLFVLFRAPDLALTQMMVETVSVILFLLCFRYLPKLKPERVKARVKTINWIISGGVGLIMTFVALAAMGSSPFEPISEFFLKMSYSQAGGKNVVNVILVDFRGFDTLFEIMVLGIASLAVYGLIRLRLEPGDSASRSLRPALLSKADFPARSNDVILRTMSSVIVYLILAFALYLFFAGHNHPGGGFIAGLMTSAALILLGFVNGLDTLRKALPVNYRIVTAAGLVIAILTSAGSFAFGAPFLSHAFGHFELPLLGDTELATAVLFDLGVYLAVVGVTMNMITTIGRDR; this is encoded by the coding sequence GTGCTGCATTTAGCTGTACTGCTTCCTTTTTTAGCTGCTGGATTGATGATTCCGCTGACCCGGCGTCTGCCGCGTCTGCACACGGGCTGGGTGGCACTGCCCGTCCCGGCGGCGCTGTTTCTATACTTTGCGGCCAGGCTTCCCGATATCCGTAAAGGCGAGCCGTTGTCGGCAACGATCCGCTGGATGCCGTCGCTCGGAATCGACCTGAGCTTTGTGCTCGACGGTCTCAGCATGGTGTTCGCGCTGTTAATCAGCGGGATCGGGATTCTCGTTGTAATCTACTCCATTCATTATCTGGATAGAGGAACAGAGAACATCCGGAATTTCTATGTGTATTTGCTGCTGTTTATGGGAGCGATGCTGGGCGTTGTTCTGTCAGACAATTTGATGGTACTTTACGGATTCTGGGAGCTGACCAGCATTGCTTCGTTCCTGCTGATCGCTTTCTGGAACCGCAGGGAGAGATCCCGCTACGGGGCGCTGAAATCGATGCTGATCACCGTCTTCGGTGGACTCGCCATGTTCGGCGGCTTCAATCTGCTGTATGTCATGAGCGGGACTTACAGCATCCGGGAGATTATCTTACAGGTGCAGACGATCAGTCCGGAACCAATGTTCATCCCGGCGATGCTGCTCATTCTGCTGGGAGCCTTCACGAAATCGGCGCAATTCCCGTTCCATATCTGGCTGCCGGATGCGATGGAGGCGCCGACCCCGGTCAGCGCGTATTTGCATTCGGCGACGATGGTCAAGGCGGGCCTCTATTTGGTGGCCCGGCTTACTCCCGTCTTCGGCGGGCACGCGCAGTGGTTCTGGCTGGTGTCGCTGACGGGCCTCGCGACGCTTCTCTACGGCTCGTTCAAAGCGACCCGGCAGACCGATCTGAAAGCTCTTCTGGCCTACTCGACGATCAGCCAGCTTGGACTCATCATGTGTCTGCTCGGCCTGGGCTCCGCCGCCTTCTTCTTCCGTGGAGACGTGGGGGCGATCGCCTACACCGCTGCTGCATCGGCCGCGGTGTTCCATCTGATCAACCATGCGGTCTTCAAAGGCTCGCTCTTCATGGCAGTAGGCATTGTCGACCATGAGACCGGCACCCGCGACATACGCAAGCTCGGCGGCCTGATGTCTCTCATGCCCGTTACGTTCACCGTATCGGTTATCGGTTCATTCTCGATGGCGGGATTGCCGCCGTTCGCCGGATTCTTAAGCAAGGAGATGTTCCTTGCCGCCGTTCTGCATATCCGGGAGCTGGACATTCTGAACGTTCAGGTCTGGATGCTGGCGTTCCCCGTCATCGCATGGATTGCCAGCGTTCTGACCTTCGTGTACAGCATGATTCTCGTATTCGGGACGTTCGGCGGGAAGCTGCGGAGAGAAGAGCTGCCCAAGGCTCCGCATGAAGCTTCGCCCGGCCTCTATCTGCCTCCCGTCATCCTGGTCTCGCTTGCGCTTGTCTTCGGATTTGCGCCCAATTTGCTGTCGCATTCGCTGATCGAACCTGCCATGCTGTCCATATACCGGGGACTTGGCGATGAGCTGATTCCGTCCGGGGAAGCCTTTGGTGTCTCCATTCATTTCTGGCATGGCTGGACGCCGGAGCTGTTCCTGACTCTTGGAATCATCGCCGCCGGGATCTTGCTGTTCCGGGGTTACCGCCGTCTGCGACTGTTGAATAAGGAGTCCGGCGGGCGGAATTATCTGAGCCGACTATACGATATCTCGCTTAAGGGAATGGAGTCCGGCTCGGCCCGGCTGACCGATCTCTATATGACCGGTTCCCGGCGGCATTATCTTCTATATATATTTGGATTTTTCATTCTGGCGCTTGGGGGAACGCTTCTGTTGAAGCCGGGTCTGTCGTTTGGGCTGAAGACGTATGCGCCGGTGTCTTTTTATGAATATGTCATCATCGCCGTTATGCTGGGAGCCGCAGTTGCCGTACCTTTTGCCAAATCCCGAGTCGCCGCCATTCTGCTCTCCGGAGCTGTCGGCTACATGGTCACACTGCTGTTCGTGCTCTTCCGGGCACCCGATCTTGCTCTGACGCAAATGATGGTCGAGACGGTGTCCGTTATCCTGTTCCTGCTATGCTTCCGGTATCTGCCGAAGCTGAAGCCCGAGAGGGTGAAGGCAAGGGTGAAGACGATCAATTGGATTATTTCGGGTGGGGTTGGACTGATTATGACGTTCGTCGCCCTCGCAGCCATGGGAAGCAGCCCGTTCGAGCCGATTTCGGAGTTTTTTCTGAAGATGAGCTATTCCCAGGCGGGCGGCAAAAATGTCGTCAACGTCATCCTCGTCGACTTCCGCGGCTTCGATACCTTGTTCGAGATCATGGTGCTGGGCATCGCGTCGCTTGCCGTCTACGGATTGATCCGCCTGCGGCTTGAGCCCGGAGATTCCGCTTCCAGAAGCCTTCGGCCTGCGCTCTTAAGCAAAGCGGACTTCCCGGCCAGGAGCAATGATGTCATTCTGCGCACGATGAGCAGCGTCATTGTCTATCTGATTTTGGCGTTTGCCTTGTACTTGTTCTTTGCGGGGCATAATCATCCAGGCGGAGGCTTTATCGCGGGGCTGATGACTTCGGCGGCCCTGATTCTGCTCGGATTTGTGAACGGACTGGATACGCTGCGCAAGGCGCTGCCCGTAAATTACCGCATTGTAACGGCGGCCGGGCTAGTGATCGCTATTCTGACTTCCGCCGGCTCTTTTGCTTTCGGTGCGCCGTTTCTGAGCCATGCCTTCGGCCATTTCGAACTGCCGCTGCTGGGCGATACGGAACTGGCCACCGCCGTTCTGTTCGACCTTGGCGTGTATTTGGCGGTCGTCGGGGTGACGATGAATATGATCACAACGATAGGGAGGGATCGATAA
- a CDS encoding Na(+)/H(+) antiporter subunit C, translated as MELVMAVAVGILFMLGVYLILSKSLLRVILGTSLLTHGVHLLLLTMAGLKRGAPPLLGGEADAYVDPVPQALILTSIVISFGVTAFFLVLAYRAHQTAPEDDGGGAREGGEMP; from the coding sequence ATGGAGCTGGTTATGGCCGTGGCTGTCGGTATTCTGTTCATGCTCGGCGTCTATCTCATCCTGTCCAAAAGCCTGCTGCGCGTCATCCTGGGCACCTCCCTGTTAACGCATGGCGTGCATCTGCTGCTGCTGACGATGGCTGGACTGAAGCGGGGCGCGCCACCGTTGCTAGGCGGGGAAGCGGATGCTTACGTCGATCCGGTGCCGCAGGCGCTGATCCTGACCTCGATTGTCATCAGCTTTGGTGTCACCGCGTTTTTCCTGGTTCTGGCCTATCGGGCTCACCAGACGGCCCCGGAGGATGACGGAGGCGGAGCAAGAGAAGGAGGGGAGATGCCATGA